A genomic window from Fibrobacterota bacterium includes:
- a CDS encoding cadherin-like beta sandwich domain-containing protein: MRNALPSHVTAVFLMAFGSFVGAAQWTGYVFNGETRAPMAGVSVRSNSGLQATTDANGAYVIGGVSVSMERQPSLGWDPAGRNLVLMLERREPLRLEILDPSGRILSRPFDGEAGPGLWRWSASSLGLQRGLVVVRLVHDGHASSWTLLPGLGRGLPFAGPASSARLAAAIDDTLSISRSGFESVQIPVPAGDALVDTAWLASNAVLGAIPWNATIKYGSLKDTRDNKTYRTVQIGSQNWMAQNLNYKPAGPDSGRCYVNKPDSCSKYGRLYSWYEAMAGQFASPALPRPATGICPTGWHLASFAEWNQLASFIGSEPKVRNTLKSVWGWRSTGNGSDAYGFRALPGGLDLEGGFGNSGLTSYWWTSTAGSQDSSVLGIELSSFYQPFTSSQPYLGHSVRCVQGALGTPLDTILSSLVVSDGRGRMLAPAFAPGTLVYRDTVPWTFTTIGVAAKALDPFTTNVYIQGTNTENLAVPLGANGTNTQIRVVVRSDDFDSLVYQIIVHRPAAPPTFGIPWKTGITYGTMVDARDGHVYRTVGIDTKFWMAQNLDYKLAGVDSGYCVGNSIDSCAKYGRLYTWSNAMAGYASSTSPTGVRGICPAGWHLPSDTEWDDLDIIQNFSIEGYKYKATAGWKADLSNGTDFYGFRALPAGWADNSNASLQGSASYWWSSTVSSPSDSLYAVGRWMELGRDPMISSSILKTMALSVRCVKN, encoded by the coding sequence ATGAGAAACGCCCTTCCAAGCCATGTCACGGCCGTATTTTTGATGGCATTCGGGAGCTTCGTTGGGGCCGCCCAATGGACGGGGTACGTGTTCAACGGCGAGACACGCGCCCCCATGGCGGGAGTTTCGGTGCGCTCGAATTCAGGCCTTCAGGCCACCACGGACGCCAATGGGGCCTACGTGATCGGAGGCGTTTCGGTGTCGATGGAGCGGCAACCATCGCTCGGCTGGGATCCCGCAGGCAGGAACCTCGTGCTCATGCTGGAAAGACGCGAACCACTTCGGTTGGAAATCCTCGATCCATCTGGACGGATTTTGTCGCGCCCCTTCGACGGCGAAGCCGGTCCGGGCCTCTGGCGCTGGTCGGCCAGCAGCCTGGGCCTCCAGCGAGGTCTTGTGGTCGTGCGTCTGGTCCATGATGGCCATGCATCCAGCTGGACCCTGCTCCCCGGACTGGGACGGGGACTTCCCTTCGCGGGTCCCGCCTCCTCCGCCCGATTGGCGGCCGCCATCGACGACACTCTCTCGATCTCCCGCTCCGGATTCGAATCCGTCCAGATTCCCGTGCCGGCAGGAGACGCCCTGGTGGATACCGCCTGGCTCGCATCCAACGCCGTCCTGGGCGCGATCCCGTGGAATGCGACCATCAAGTACGGATCGCTGAAGGACACGCGGGACAACAAGACCTACCGCACCGTCCAGATCGGATCGCAGAACTGGATGGCCCAGAACCTGAACTACAAGCCCGCCGGACCGGACTCCGGCAGATGCTACGTGAACAAGCCCGATTCCTGCTCCAAATACGGTCGGCTCTACAGCTGGTACGAGGCCATGGCCGGCCAATTCGCCAGTCCCGCCCTCCCGCGCCCCGCCACTGGCATCTGCCCCACGGGCTGGCATTTGGCGAGCTTCGCGGAATGGAACCAACTGGCAAGCTTCATTGGATCGGAACCGAAGGTGCGCAACACCTTGAAATCCGTCTGGGGCTGGAGGTCGACCGGCAACGGTTCGGATGCCTACGGGTTCCGTGCGCTACCCGGTGGGCTCGACCTCGAAGGCGGCTTCGGGAACTCGGGATTGACCTCTTACTGGTGGACCTCGACAGCCGGCTCCCAGGACTCCAGCGTCCTCGGCATCGAGTTGTCCAGCTTCTACCAGCCGTTTACCTCCTCGCAGCCTTACCTCGGTCACTCGGTCCGATGCGTGCAAGGAGCGCTGGGAACTCCATTGGACACCATCTTGAGTTCGCTTGTGGTGAGCGATGGACGGGGCCGAATGCTCGCCCCCGCCTTCGCTCCCGGAACTCTCGTGTACAGAGACACCGTTCCTTGGACGTTCACGACCATCGGCGTCGCGGCCAAGGCGCTGGACCCGTTCACCACCAACGTGTACATCCAGGGAACCAACACCGAAAATCTCGCGGTCCCGCTGGGGGCCAACGGCACCAACACCCAGATCAGAGTGGTGGTTCGCTCCGATGACTTCGACAGCCTGGTCTACCAGATCATCGTCCATCGCCCCGCGGCGCCACCAACCTTTGGAATCCCCTGGAAGACAGGAATCACCTACGGAACAATGGTGGATGCGCGCGATGGGCATGTCTACCGGACTGTCGGAATCGACACCAAGTTCTGGATGGCGCAGAACCTGGATTACAAACTCGCCGGAGTCGATTCCGGATATTGCGTAGGAAACAGCATCGACTCCTGTGCCAAATACGGGAGGCTTTACACTTGGTCAAATGCCATGGCAGGTTACGCCAGCAGCACTTCTCCCACGGGCGTCAGAGGCATTTGCCCTGCTGGTTGGCATCTGCCCAGTGATACGGAATGGGACGATCTGGACATCATCCAGAATTTCAGCATCGAAGGCTACAAGTACAAGGCAACCGCTGGTTGGAAGGCCGACTTGAGCAATGGAACCGATTTCTACGGCTTCCGAGCCCTCCCGGCAGGATGGGCCGATAATTCCAATGCCTCCTTGCAGGGCTCGGCGAGCTACTGGTGGTCCAGTACGGTAAGTTCACCCTCGGACTCTTTGTACGCGGTTGGTCGATGGATGGAGCTTGGCCGAGATCCGATGATCTCTTCCTCGATCCTGAAGACCATGGCCCTCTCCGTGCGGTGCGTCAAGAACTAG
- a CDS encoding transglutaminase domain-containing protein: MITIHFLPASDFPAFGITSTSLVSRAFLELGITDLRTAALFIQSKPYWKNADDHDALALLREGHGTCISKHNLLAELARENGLPVFRFEGVYPLNDTIVTGVSEVVKKHGLQEIPRTHCFLEFCGKYFDLTDGNCTGKNGLITQYFRIEKVQVDSGNQVLLRFWQDLRTVDPTIKNLSDEDFLRIAKECSEYNFGLCKFAP; encoded by the coding sequence ATGATCACCATCCATTTTTTACCAGCCTCGGACTTCCCCGCCTTTGGGATCACCAGCACATCGCTGGTCTCGCGAGCGTTTCTGGAGTTGGGGATCACAGACCTGAGGACGGCCGCGTTGTTCATCCAGAGCAAGCCGTACTGGAAGAACGCAGACGATCACGATGCATTGGCGCTTTTGCGGGAAGGCCACGGAACCTGCATTTCCAAGCACAATCTCCTGGCGGAGCTGGCACGTGAAAACGGCCTTCCCGTGTTTCGTTTCGAGGGGGTTTATCCGCTGAACGACACCATCGTCACCGGCGTCTCGGAAGTGGTCAAGAAGCACGGATTGCAGGAAATCCCGCGAACCCACTGCTTCCTGGAGTTCTGCGGGAAATACTTCGACCTGACGGACGGAAATTGCACCGGGAAGAACGGCTTGATCACCCAGTACTTCAGGATCGAAAAGGTCCAGGTCGACTCGGGAAACCAAGTCTTGTTGAGGTTCTGGCAGGATTTGCGGACGGTGGACCCAACGATCAAGAACCTTAGCGACGAAGACTTCCTCCGCATCGCCAAGGAATGCTCGGAGTACAATTTCGGGCTCTGCAAATTCGCCCCCTGA
- a CDS encoding DUF1501 domain-containing protein, which yields MDRRTFIKTGLGAMGALHLAGKGFFDAKAATPADGASSASNLILPNSGRILVVVRLDGGNDGLNTVIPLDRMDALARARANILIPESKLLRLDATTALHPSLSGLHKVFQDGNLRILHSVGYPSHNQSHFRSTDIWFTGSDSNQVLESGVLGRYLEGRFPGFPLGYPNPAQPHPPSIQIGSTLLTLLQGGTAGMGMAISDPSKIYSLQSDGIDVAPETPWGHELTFIRQMASQTHQYGDAVKAAMAKSTTKSSLYPATGNRLADQLKGVARLIGGGLDTSIYVVSMGGFDTHSGQVKDSDTTSGAHADLLRQLSEAVSAFLDDLRLMGLQDRVIGITMSEFGRRILSNASFGTDHGTAGPMFLFGKPVAGGIEGASPEIPHTATARDNVPMQFDFRSVYSTLLTDWMRASPSQTRSILQRDFPPVGLLDPGYSFRTPGRVDFVMDPLLHDPSGSNATLSYTLYDSAPVQIGICDLKGRTVRTVFSSHMPEGRHSMRFATTGLASGHFLIRMQVAGGVAQQAFDLVR from the coding sequence ATGGATCGACGCACATTCATCAAGACCGGACTCGGCGCGATGGGGGCCCTCCACCTGGCTGGCAAAGGGTTCTTCGACGCCAAGGCAGCCACCCCAGCCGACGGTGCTTCATCGGCTTCCAATCTCATCCTGCCCAACAGTGGACGGATTCTGGTCGTGGTTCGCCTGGATGGCGGGAACGACGGCCTGAACACGGTGATCCCCCTGGACCGCATGGACGCCCTGGCCCGGGCGCGCGCCAATATCCTGATCCCGGAATCCAAACTGCTACGGCTGGACGCCACCACCGCCTTGCACCCTTCCCTGTCCGGTCTCCACAAGGTTTTCCAGGATGGCAACCTGAGGATCCTGCATTCGGTTGGATACCCCAGCCACAACCAAAGCCACTTCCGCTCCACCGACATCTGGTTTACGGGATCCGACAGCAACCAAGTCCTGGAATCCGGCGTGTTGGGCCGGTACCTGGAAGGACGCTTCCCGGGGTTCCCCTTGGGGTACCCCAACCCCGCTCAACCACACCCTCCCTCCATCCAGATCGGATCGACCCTGCTGACCTTGCTGCAAGGCGGCACGGCGGGAATGGGCATGGCGATCAGCGATCCCTCCAAGATCTATTCCTTGCAGTCCGATGGCATCGATGTCGCGCCGGAAACGCCTTGGGGCCACGAGCTGACCTTCATCCGCCAGATGGCCTCCCAAACCCACCAATACGGCGATGCCGTGAAGGCGGCGATGGCCAAGTCCACCACGAAAAGCAGTCTCTATCCTGCCACGGGAAACCGCCTCGCCGACCAGCTCAAGGGAGTCGCGCGCCTGATCGGGGGAGGATTGGACACGTCGATCTACGTGGTCTCCATGGGGGGATTCGACACGCACTCGGGGCAGGTGAAGGACTCCGACACCACCTCGGGCGCCCATGCGGACCTTTTGCGCCAGCTTTCCGAAGCCGTGAGCGCCTTTCTGGACGACCTCCGCCTGATGGGCCTGCAGGATCGCGTGATCGGGATCACGATGTCGGAATTTGGCAGACGCATTCTGTCCAACGCGTCCTTCGGAACCGACCACGGAACCGCCGGTCCGATGTTCCTGTTCGGAAAGCCGGTGGCCGGCGGGATCGAGGGAGCCAGCCCGGAAATCCCCCACACCGCCACCGCCCGCGACAACGTCCCGATGCAATTCGATTTCCGGTCGGTGTACTCCACCCTCTTGACCGATTGGATGCGGGCCAGTCCCTCGCAGACACGATCCATTCTCCAGCGCGACTTTCCGCCTGTCGGCCTGCTCGATCCCGGCTATTCCTTCCGCACTCCCGGCCGGGTCGATTTCGTGATGGACCCTCTCCTGCACGACCCTTCCGGCAGCAACGCCACCCTCTCGTACACGCTCTACGATTCGGCTCCCGTGCAGATCGGGATCTGCGACCTGAAAGGCCGCACCGTCCGCACGGTGTTTTCGAGCCACATGCCGGAAGGGCGCCACTCCATGCGATTTGCCACCACCGGACTCGCCTCCGGACATTTTCTGATCCGGATGCAGGTGGCCGGCGGAGTCGCCCAGCAGGCGTTCGATCTGGTGCGATAG
- a CDS encoding DUF1800 domain-containing protein, producing the protein MDRRQFMATLFGAGTPAGTRPAPKLARDAAFVASANAILPRRQAVGAGLEPFQGAWTKAEASHLLRRTLFGHGKAELDRAVALGMAGTVDALLDVPSAQPDPPVVTSATETTLPVGSTWVDQPYIGERAYERSRNLQAWWMGLLLHQNLSIREKMTLFWQNHFATEWRVADEPHHLYRHLARLRANCLGDFKKMVREVTLDPAMLRYLNGNTNTKSSPNENYGRELQELFTIGKGPEIAPGDYTHYTEDDVKAAARVLTGWRDLRDKPDAEFRPTQHDASDKVFSRAYGNVVVKGRPGAEGALEVDDLITMILTQPQTALHVCRKLYRFFVYYVIDPDVEQNVIAPLAQLLVASNWNIKPVVERLLKSAHFYHAANRGCSIKSPLDLVVGSLRQFGSTLPGTTDLALRYQVWLTLQDQSASMQQEILSPPNVAGWPAYYQEPVYYQAWISSDTLPRRVQFTDRCMGAKGYQIGTWYMVADVISMASAVSDPADLAVLVSEMTEFVFAVPVTEKQKAYLRGIVLGGAPEYEWNKNWTAYTAAPADPTKRSVVESRLRNLLKAMAAMAEFQLC; encoded by the coding sequence ATGGATCGACGACAGTTTATGGCGACGCTGTTCGGAGCGGGCACGCCGGCGGGAACCCGCCCTGCCCCCAAACTCGCGCGGGACGCCGCCTTCGTCGCCAGCGCCAACGCCATCTTGCCCCGCCGCCAAGCGGTAGGCGCCGGCCTGGAGCCCTTCCAAGGCGCCTGGACGAAAGCCGAAGCCTCCCACCTGCTGCGGCGCACGCTGTTCGGGCACGGCAAGGCCGAGCTGGACCGCGCCGTCGCGCTGGGCATGGCCGGGACGGTCGATGCCTTGCTGGATGTTCCCTCCGCACAGCCCGATCCCCCGGTGGTGACTTCCGCCACGGAGACCACCCTCCCGGTCGGCTCCACCTGGGTGGACCAACCCTACATCGGGGAGCGCGCCTACGAACGGTCGCGCAACCTGCAAGCCTGGTGGATGGGGCTGCTGCTGCACCAGAATCTGTCCATCCGCGAGAAGATGACGCTGTTCTGGCAAAACCACTTCGCCACCGAATGGCGCGTGGCCGACGAGCCCCACCATCTCTACCGCCATCTGGCCAGGCTTCGCGCCAACTGCCTGGGCGACTTCAAGAAGATGGTGCGCGAGGTGACCTTGGATCCCGCCATGCTGCGCTACCTCAACGGCAACACGAACACCAAGTCCAGCCCCAACGAGAACTACGGACGCGAGCTGCAAGAGCTTTTCACCATCGGAAAAGGCCCCGAGATCGCCCCGGGCGACTACACACACTACACCGAAGACGACGTGAAGGCCGCCGCCAGGGTGCTCACGGGTTGGCGCGACCTGCGGGACAAACCGGATGCCGAATTCCGTCCAACCCAGCACGATGCTTCGGACAAGGTGTTTTCCAGAGCCTACGGAAACGTGGTCGTGAAAGGACGGCCCGGCGCCGAAGGCGCGTTGGAGGTCGACGACCTGATCACGATGATCCTGACACAACCCCAGACCGCCCTCCACGTCTGCCGCAAGCTCTACCGGTTTTTCGTCTACTACGTGATCGACCCGGACGTGGAACAGAACGTGATCGCTCCCCTGGCCCAGTTGCTGGTGGCCTCCAATTGGAACATCAAACCGGTGGTGGAGCGCCTCTTGAAAAGCGCACACTTCTACCACGCCGCCAACCGGGGCTGCTCCATCAAGTCCCCGCTGGATCTGGTGGTGGGGAGTTTGCGCCAGTTCGGTTCCACGCTGCCCGGCACCACGGATCTGGCCCTGCGCTACCAGGTTTGGTTGACCCTCCAGGACCAATCGGCCTCGATGCAACAGGAAATCCTCTCGCCGCCCAATGTCGCGGGCTGGCCCGCCTACTACCAGGAGCCGGTGTATTACCAGGCCTGGATCAGCTCCGACACCCTGCCCCGTCGGGTACAGTTCACCGACCGCTGCATGGGCGCCAAAGGCTACCAGATCGGCACTTGGTACATGGTGGCGGACGTGATCTCGATGGCTTCGGCGGTTTCCGACCCTGCCGACCTCGCCGTTCTGGTCTCCGAGATGACGGAATTCGTCTTCGCCGTCCCCGTCACGGAAAAACAGAAGGCCTACCTGCGGGGGATCGTGCTGGGCGGGGCACCCGAGTACGAATGGAACAAGAATTGGACCGCCTACACCGCCGCACCCGCCGATCCCACCAAAAGATCCGTGGTGGAATCCCGGCTGCGCAATCTGCTCAAGGCGATGGCCGCCATGGCGGAATTCCAGCTGTGCTAG
- a CDS encoding heparin lyase I family protein, protein MRIFLIGLLVLVGACSDTESPQAPGEAPPWRFHSDFERASTFMDLFPTDLSGWTNVQCVQPDGTQSSAPSGLSVVSGSNRISLDPSLAGLGAKAMKFEAPPTGSSVSKASIAKQGVDFKPGDQVVVKFRLYLEDHGSAENLFLMDLESMELSGYPGRRLAISGSQELILESKNAGGAYGSGPNVKPTSASKVAVPKGQWVSIQVDLVLARDDQGSVKIWQDGLLVVEANGMTFPTEPDITHYDWVEFGQTANSSANAQTLWMDDISITRL, encoded by the coding sequence ATGAGAATTTTCCTGATCGGTTTGCTTGTTTTGGTGGGCGCTTGCTCCGACACCGAATCCCCCCAGGCCCCAGGAGAAGCTCCACCGTGGCGATTCCACTCCGACTTCGAGAGAGCCTCCACCTTCATGGACTTGTTTCCCACGGATTTGAGCGGCTGGACGAATGTCCAATGCGTTCAGCCCGATGGCACCCAATCCTCGGCTCCCTCCGGCTTGTCGGTTGTCTCGGGATCCAACCGGATCAGCCTGGATCCTTCCTTGGCGGGACTTGGGGCCAAAGCGATGAAATTCGAGGCGCCACCCACCGGCTCCAGCGTATCCAAGGCCTCGATCGCCAAGCAGGGAGTGGATTTCAAGCCTGGCGACCAGGTGGTGGTGAAATTTCGGCTGTACCTGGAGGACCATGGCTCGGCGGAAAACCTGTTTTTGATGGACCTCGAATCCATGGAACTCAGCGGTTACCCCGGCAGACGCCTGGCGATCTCCGGTTCGCAGGAACTGATCTTGGAATCGAAGAATGCCGGTGGCGCCTATGGATCCGGCCCCAACGTCAAACCAACCAGTGCGTCCAAAGTGGCCGTCCCCAAGGGGCAATGGGTTTCCATCCAGGTGGATCTGGTCCTTGCCCGGGACGATCAAGGAAGCGTCAAAATCTGGCAGGACGGACTGCTGGTGGTGGAGGCGAACGGAATGACATTCCCCACTGAGCCGGACATCACCCACTACGATTGGGTCGAATTCGGCCAGACCGCGAATTCCTCCGCCAACGCGCAAACGCTGTGGATGGACGACATTTCAATCACGCGACTCTGA
- a CDS encoding aminoglycoside phosphotransferase family protein — MNHPTLPEHLGLGPLLRSSPLASGANNDIVLLEFERRKAVLKQTRPNGTDRLQFESAVLANLEGEIGPSVLWHNLSEAIGEDNRLILEHIAGEHRFELDDLDAARLGTALRCIHGTDLAKLKSSLESPSWSTYFQDRLLSQYAKAKDAAPSGQVQAMNRCLDRIHAMGSDMQQNLSDRDKTLVHTDIIPLNAIFQEDRCRIIDWELARLDFPEWDLCSAFKSFSMAPSAKEALLQSYGRSLDQDRLRFVSLLHYSNVALWRLCSFYLRGENQSIKAKFLRELEEEIEWINAALP; from the coding sequence ATGAACCACCCCACCCTCCCCGAGCACCTCGGCTTGGGGCCCCTCTTGCGATCGAGCCCGCTGGCCTCCGGGGCCAACAACGACATCGTCCTGCTGGAGTTCGAGCGTCGCAAGGCGGTCCTGAAACAGACGCGCCCCAACGGCACGGATCGACTCCAGTTCGAGAGTGCGGTTCTGGCCAACCTCGAGGGAGAGATCGGCCCGTCCGTCCTTTGGCATAATCTGTCTGAAGCGATCGGCGAAGACAACCGCCTGATCCTCGAGCACATCGCCGGGGAACACAGGTTCGAGCTGGACGATCTCGATGCCGCCCGGCTGGGAACAGCGCTCCGATGCATCCATGGCACGGACCTGGCCAAGCTCAAAAGCTCACTGGAAAGTCCGTCCTGGAGCACCTACTTCCAGGACCGGCTGCTCAGCCAATACGCCAAGGCCAAGGACGCGGCCCCTTCGGGACAAGTCCAGGCAATGAACCGATGCCTGGATCGGATCCACGCGATGGGATCCGACATGCAACAGAATCTGTCAGATCGCGACAAGACCTTGGTACACACCGACATCATTCCCCTCAACGCGATCTTCCAGGAGGATCGATGCCGGATCATCGACTGGGAGCTGGCGAGACTCGACTTTCCCGAATGGGACCTCTGCTCGGCCTTCAAGTCGTTTTCGATGGCGCCATCTGCCAAAGAGGCCTTGCTCCAGTCCTACGGCCGTTCCTTAGATCAGGACCGGCTGCGCTTCGTGTCGCTTTTGCATTACAGCAACGTGGCTCTGTGGCGGCTCTGCTCGTTTTATCTCCGCGGCGAGAACCAATCGATCAAGGCCAAATTCCTGCGGGAACTGGAAGAGGAGATCGAGTGGATCAATGCCGCTTTGCCATGA
- a CDS encoding GNAT family N-acetyltransferase translates to MPMELQATLRPATESDLDFVHRLVCDLEDQTFDREKFREFFQQNLSNPMVTYSIASLDGVDCGFVSVHTQSLLHHCGRIAEIQELVVAEAFRSRKVGQQVLHLIREACEADGIFQLEVCTNRKRVQAQRFYLANGFQDTHHKFCLTLA, encoded by the coding sequence ATGCCGATGGAACTCCAGGCGACGCTGCGACCCGCGACGGAATCCGACCTGGATTTCGTGCATCGACTGGTCTGCGATCTGGAAGATCAGACCTTCGATCGGGAGAAATTCCGGGAGTTTTTCCAGCAGAATCTGTCAAACCCTATGGTCACCTATTCCATCGCGAGCCTGGATGGCGTGGATTGCGGGTTCGTCAGCGTGCATACCCAATCCCTGCTGCACCATTGCGGACGGATCGCCGAAATCCAGGAGCTGGTCGTCGCCGAAGCTTTCCGCTCCCGAAAGGTCGGGCAACAGGTTCTCCATCTGATCCGCGAAGCCTGCGAGGCCGATGGCATCTTCCAACTGGAAGTGTGCACCAACCGCAAGCGAGTCCAAGCGCAGCGCTTCTACCTCGCCAACGGCTTCCAGGACACCCACCACAAGTTCTGTCTGACACTTGCCTAG
- a CDS encoding DUF4261 domain-containing protein, producing MAVSVAFVLQQDTELFSFESIRSALASRFPDVTNIVYHSAKDSVLTFHVGKILVAVANMPAPYPWSDLEGPCSTSILWPDSAEELKDHKSHTIVSTIGELDPLEASALLTKIVWAVLETSDLALGVYWSNATLVVPKKLFQEFALEVLPYGPPMDIWVDFRVGRLDDKWSAGFTMGLAALGHMEFETSKSPEKPNDLRERLQNLANYVIINGDCIRDRDTIGADEDELITVVYADSKYGIKNKVMRLEYRKS from the coding sequence ATGGCCGTCTCCGTCGCGTTCGTCCTGCAACAAGACACCGAACTGTTTTCCTTCGAGAGCATCCGCTCCGCGCTGGCCTCCCGCTTTCCGGATGTGACGAACATCGTCTACCACAGCGCCAAGGATTCCGTACTCACCTTCCATGTGGGCAAGATCCTGGTGGCGGTGGCGAACATGCCCGCCCCCTATCCGTGGTCGGACCTGGAGGGCCCGTGCTCCACCAGCATTCTCTGGCCGGACTCCGCCGAAGAGCTGAAGGATCACAAGTCCCACACGATCGTTTCCACCATCGGCGAGCTGGATCCCCTGGAGGCATCCGCCTTGCTGACAAAGATTGTCTGGGCCGTGCTGGAGACATCCGATCTCGCGTTGGGCGTGTACTGGAGCAACGCCACCTTGGTGGTTCCCAAGAAGTTGTTCCAGGAATTCGCCTTGGAGGTCCTGCCCTACGGGCCTCCGATGGATATCTGGGTGGACTTCCGGGTGGGCCGCCTCGACGACAAATGGAGCGCAGGGTTCACCATGGGATTGGCCGCGCTGGGGCACATGGAATTCGAAACATCCAAGAGCCCGGAAAAGCCGAATGATCTGCGGGAGCGCCTCCAGAACCTGGCCAACTACGTCATCATCAACGGCGATTGCATCCGCGATCGCGACACCATCGGCGCCGACGAGGACGAACTCATCACCGTGGTCTACGCCGACTCCAAGTACGGCATCAAGAACAAGGTCATGAGACTGGAATACCGGAAGTCGTAG
- a CDS encoding CotH kinase family protein gives MWRFSVILLGVLASLSGAQTNWALSGKIVDAEEGNGLGAVEVSLVQAGLVTTTAKNGTWILSNNSGVGPRLGRAAASESFLRMDNGRLSLRIDGMDILGRRMAPATTPPSLLAARQLDAVSDTLVYTRQGFVQKRIPISSSVIASMIDSLRRLRYDGWVDSSHSNGFKPDTADAFPDTVRKFTFRVTAVRWDSLMKAMTDSCGRFGGGQLTCGNGLDMVESSATIWVPADLHADGQVWQNIAFRLKGNASLRTAWTKGSYTLPFRINMDKFEDTYPETKNQRFHGFKKLSFYTPDQDSSSVRSPIASEIFRESGVACPITTPVHVVLDRGTGTELDLGIYEMVEVPDSPLLNRLYGNDTGHLYKPESNLSKFTQSEWFDEDLETDYADVKSLISTINATNRTTDSAAWHRALEQVIDVDGFLNWLAVNTAIYNWDTYGALGHNYYLYNDKGRFRWIAYDISFSFNLAQKQMSRTSIWYDAGGGFGGGFPLIKNLLADKSYCERYRAHMTRAISADGPAGVANFQAKVDKYATMVAAFPVASQVAKRMRDVMTVRKSEIETSLAAKSCPLK, from the coding sequence ATGTGGCGGTTTTCGGTGATCCTTCTGGGTGTGCTGGCGAGCCTTTCCGGTGCCCAGACCAACTGGGCTCTTTCCGGGAAGATCGTGGATGCCGAAGAGGGAAACGGCCTGGGCGCCGTGGAGGTTTCCCTGGTCCAAGCGGGCTTGGTCACCACCACCGCCAAGAACGGAACCTGGATCCTCTCCAACAACTCCGGGGTCGGGCCTCGGCTGGGAAGAGCCGCCGCGTCGGAAAGCTTTTTGCGGATGGACAACGGTCGGCTGTCGCTTCGCATCGATGGCATGGACATCCTGGGTCGACGCATGGCGCCCGCGACGACACCCCCAAGCCTCCTGGCCGCGCGGCAGCTGGATGCGGTATCGGACACCCTGGTGTATACGCGGCAAGGCTTCGTTCAGAAGCGCATCCCCATCTCCAGCTCGGTGATCGCCAGCATGATCGACAGCCTCCGTCGCCTGCGGTACGACGGCTGGGTGGATTCCAGCCACTCCAACGGCTTCAAGCCGGATACAGCGGACGCCTTCCCGGACACGGTCCGCAAATTCACCTTCCGCGTGACCGCCGTTCGCTGGGACAGCCTCATGAAGGCGATGACCGATTCCTGTGGAAGGTTCGGTGGAGGCCAGCTCACTTGCGGGAATGGTCTGGACATGGTGGAATCCTCGGCCACCATCTGGGTGCCCGCGGATCTTCACGCCGATGGCCAGGTATGGCAGAACATCGCCTTTAGGCTCAAGGGGAACGCCTCGCTGCGCACGGCCTGGACCAAGGGGTCGTACACTCTGCCCTTTCGCATCAACATGGACAAATTCGAAGACACCTACCCCGAGACCAAAAACCAGCGCTTCCATGGCTTCAAGAAGCTGAGCTTCTACACCCCCGACCAGGATTCGTCGTCGGTGCGCAGCCCTATCGCCAGCGAGATCTTCCGCGAATCGGGGGTGGCCTGTCCCATCACCACCCCCGTGCATGTGGTCCTGGACCGGGGCACCGGCACCGAACTCGACCTGGGCATCTACGAAATGGTGGAAGTGCCCGACAGCCCCCTGCTGAACCGACTGTATGGAAACGACACGGGCCACCTGTACAAGCCGGAATCCAACCTCTCCAAGTTCACCCAAAGCGAATGGTTCGACGAGGATCTCGAGACCGACTACGCCGATGTGAAGTCTCTCATCAGCACCATCAACGCCACCAACCGCACCACCGACTCGGCCGCTTGGCACCGCGCCTTGGAGCAAGTGATCGATGTTGATGGTTTCCTGAACTGGCTGGCGGTGAACACGGCCATCTACAACTGGGACACCTACGGGGCCTTGGGACACAACTACTACCTGTACAACGATAAGGGTCGGTTCCGGTGGATCGCCTACGACATCTCCTTCAGCTTCAACCTCGCGCAAAAGCAGATGTCGCGGACTTCCATCTGGTACGACGCCGGCGGCGGATTCGGAGGCGGATTCCCGCTCATCAAGAACCTGTTGGCCGACAAATCCTATTGCGAGCGATACCGCGCCCACATGACGCGGGCCATCTCCGCCGATGGGCCGGCGGGAGTGGCCAATTTCCAGGCGAAGGTGGACAAATACGCGACCATGGTCGCCGCCTTTCCCGTGGCCTCACAGGTGGCAAAAAGGATGCGAGACGTCATGACCGTCCGGAAATCCGAAATCGAAACCTCCCTGGCGGCGAAATCCTGCCCCCTCAAGTGA